The following coding sequences are from one Musa acuminata AAA Group cultivar baxijiao chromosome BXJ1-6, Cavendish_Baxijiao_AAA, whole genome shotgun sequence window:
- the LOC135677004 gene encoding uncharacterized protein LOC135677004, which translates to MPLTSLATEAFGVSTISLVFLTAALGILCIFHSLYFQFCIRSRHYPHLSYFNGPWISRIILILISIWWGFGEIVRLSFVRSRLFSDQAWHKSVCKFYILSNLGFAEPSMFLMLSFLLHAALQKRDSGTLSPWWNRKTLGRMLLFCFPILLMQIAVILIGPRFINEENSDKRTRIAKLFRCISSLTNGNSVCVYPLPSTIILGGFYAILISYIAYVGMRLFSSVINKGLQRRIYVLTTSILFLPLRAVLLGISVLPPPGNLLYEAIVFLAFLMLLFCTVVGICMLVFFPVADSLALRDNGHSEIEGMPYDDYYYDGASLIASQNHQEESRNSPESAKHDSMSFCSMNLDGSASEDINKPIFSRDPISSSLSEPRPPPRYAHDTP; encoded by the coding sequence ATGCCCCTGACGTCTCTTGCCACCGAGGCATTCGGTGTATCGACCATTTCCCTTGTGTTCCTGACTGCTGCTCTTGGTATCCTATGCATCTTCCACTCTCTGTACTTCCAGTTCTGTATCAGGAGTAGACATTATCCTCATCTGAGCTACTTCAATGGGCCTTGGATTAGCCGTATCATTCTAATTCTAATCTCTATTTGGTGGGGCTTTGGAGAGATTGTTAGGCTGAGTTTCGTGAGATCGAGACTCTTTTCTGACCAAGCATGGCACAAAAGTGTCTGCAAGTTCTACATCCTCTCAAATTTAGGATTTGCAGAACCAAGCATGTTTCTTATGCTATCCTTCCTTCTTCATGCCGCACTGCAGAAAAGGGATTCTGGCACTCTGAGCCCATGGTGGAACAGAAAGACACTCGGTCGCATGCTCCTGTTCTGTTTTCCAATTCTTCTTATGCAAATTGCCGTCATTCTGATAGGACCCAGGTTTATCAATGAAGAGAATAGTGACAAGAGAACAAGGATTGCAAAGCTCTTCAGATGCATATCTTCCTTAACAAATGGTAACAGTGTATGCGTGTATCCCCTGCCAAGCACTATAATTCTTGGGGGCTTCTATGCCATCTTGATCAGTTATATTGCATACGTTGGTATGCGGTTATTCTCTTCGGTTATCAACAAAGGTCTGCAGCGAAGGATTTATGTGCTCACAACATCTATCCTCTTCCTTCCATTGAGGGCTGTTCTCCTGGGAATCTCTGTGCTTCCTCCACCAGGCAACCTGCTGTATGAGGCAATTGTGTTTTTAGCTTTCCTTATGTTGTTATTTTGCACCGTGGTTGGTATCTGCATGCTAGTATTTTTCCCTGTAGCTGATTCCTTGGCCCTGAGAGATAATGGTCATTCTGAAATTGAAGGGATGCCCTATGATGACTACTATTATGATGGTGCTTCTCTCATTGCTAGCCAGAACCATCAAGAGGAAAGTAGGAACTCCCCGGAATCTGCAAAGCATGACTCCATGTCCTTTTGCAGTATGAACTTGGATGGATCAGCATCAGAAGACATTAACAAGCCCATATTCTCACGTGATCCTATCAGTTCTTCATTGTCTGAGCCTCGACCGCCCCCCCGGTACGCCCATGATACCCCCTGA